From the Blattabacterium cuenoti genome, one window contains:
- the carA gene encoding glutamine-hydrolyzing carbamoyl-phosphate synthase small subunit, protein MQKRKKGMLVLKDGTKYEALCFGAIVSTSGEVVFNTSMTGYPESITDPSYKGQILVYTYPIIGNYGVPPFSYGNETISEFYESDRIQISGLIISYYSKRPYHWNMYQSLSNWLYKNRIPGLYGVDTRFIARKLRENGGALLGKILMENENIPFYDPNKDILSEKVSVKEKKTYGNGIYKILLLDFGLKNNILRCLLHRNCTIVRVPWNYNFTEEKYDGILISNGPGNPEIYDKPIHYLRKAMNKDIPIFGICLGNQLLGIAAGGSTRKLQYAHRSHNQPVISLKTGKSYITSQNHGYVLDTSNLYKDWKVFFRNLNDDTCEGIIHDYKPFFSVQFHPEATSGPTDTEFLFDIFINSVIKKKMIG, encoded by the coding sequence ATGCAAAAAAGAAAAAAAGGAATGCTAGTATTGAAAGATGGGACAAAATATGAAGCATTATGTTTTGGAGCTATTGTATCTACTTCAGGAGAAGTTGTTTTTAATACATCTATGACAGGATATCCGGAAAGTATTACTGATCCTTCATACAAAGGACAAATTTTAGTTTATACGTATCCTATAATAGGTAATTATGGTGTACCTCCATTTTCTTACGGAAATGAAACTATTTCTGAATTTTATGAATCAGATAGAATTCAAATATCAGGATTAATTATTTCTTATTATTCAAAACGTCCATATCATTGGAATATGTATCAATCTCTATCCAATTGGTTGTATAAAAATAGAATACCTGGTTTGTATGGAGTAGATACTAGATTCATAGCGAGAAAACTTAGGGAAAATGGTGGGGCATTACTGGGTAAAATATTGATGGAGAATGAAAATATTCCTTTTTATGATCCAAATAAAGATATTCTTTCTGAAAAAGTTTCAGTTAAAGAAAAAAAAACATATGGAAATGGAATATATAAAATATTACTTTTAGATTTTGGATTAAAGAATAATATATTAAGATGCCTTTTGCATAGAAACTGTACTATTGTAAGAGTTCCATGGAATTATAATTTTACTGAAGAAAAATATGATGGAATATTAATTTCCAATGGGCCAGGAAATCCAGAAATTTATGATAAACCTATTCATTATCTACGTAAAGCAATGAATAAAGACATTCCTATATTTGGAATATGTTTAGGAAATCAGCTTTTAGGAATTGCTGCTGGTGGATCAACTAGAAAATTACAATATGCACATAGAAGTCATAATCAACCAGTAATATCATTAAAAACAGGAAAAAGTTACATTACTTCACAAAATCATGGATATGTTTTGGATACAAGTAATTTATATAAAGATTGGAAAGTTTTTTTTAGGAATTTAAATGACGATACTTGTGAAGGGATTATTCATGATTATAAACCTTTTTTTTCTGTTCAGTTTCATCCAGAAGCTACCAGTGGACCTACAGATACCGAATTTTTATTCGATATTTTTATTAATTCAGTTATTAAAAAAAAAATGATAGGATAA
- the carB gene encoding carbamoyl-phosphate synthase (glutamine-hydrolyzing) large subunit, with product MKIDKVLILGSGALKIGEAGEFDYSGTQALKALKEEGIYTILINPNIATVQTSKEIADKVYFLPLTLFFIEKVINKEKPKGILLTFGGQTALNCGIQLFKEGIIKKYSIEVLGTSIESIINSEDRNLFINKLNYLNIKTSKNFIVYSVDDAIYSSTQIGFPMIIRSSFTLGGLGSGIAKNIDDLKKVVNNALSYSSKVIVEEYLDGWKEIEYEIIRDKYDNCISVCNMENFDPVGIHTGESIVVAPSQTLTNYEYFKLREIAIFIAKKFKIVGECNVQFALNYKSEDYRVIEVNARLSRSSALASKATGYPIAFIAAKLSIGYGLHELKNSVTKNTTALCEPALDYVVCKIPRWDMDKFYKVYNRIGSSMKSIGEVMAVGGSFEEAIQKGIRMLDIGKQGFININKKSNKIALSDKLLKEHLKVPTSQRIFFLEEALEKGISIQEIHSLTRIDPWFLSQLDNILQTKKKIKYINSWYEIPYKLLKEAKMLGFSDMQIASIFFYKKNNKNKNVYDLENKIRELRKKINIIPYVRKIDTLASEYPANTNYLYLTYHAIQHDICYEKDKRSVIILGSGVYRIGSSVEFDWCCVNALYTINEESYRSVMINYNPETVSTDFDLCDRLYFEEITLERVLDIIELENPKGTIVSMGGQIPNNLVLKLYEKKVKILGTAPTSIDKAENRYKFSNAMDNLGILQPRWKEFTDFYSIKKFVKEVKFPILIRPSYVLSGSNMKVILNQVELKNYLENIVGTISTEYPLVITEFINEAIEIEFDAVSQNGKILFYAISEHIEFAGVHSGDATLVHPPNINDPHLFKEIIQISEKISKYFDISGPFNIQFLYKDNNIKVIECNLRASRSFPFVSKVSNFNMIKLATKVILGKKKNKIEKSLLNNNNKKFSGVKVSQFSFSRLEYADPILRVEMSSTGEVACLGNTFYEALLKAMLSVGYTIPKKNIFISIGPIKSKLELLDSLKLLHKKEYILYATEETYNFLSKYEIPSILVHCTNTNMKKNVFKLIKNRKFDLVINITITNTNREKINKSELDNGYTIRRSAIDFNIPLLTNARLAKIFIQSFCYLSMEELLIKSWNEYK from the coding sequence ATGAAAATAGATAAAGTACTTATCCTGGGTTCAGGAGCATTAAAAATAGGAGAAGCTGGAGAATTTGATTATTCTGGGACGCAAGCATTAAAAGCTCTTAAAGAAGAAGGTATTTATACTATATTAATTAATCCTAATATAGCTACAGTTCAAACTTCTAAAGAAATAGCTGATAAAGTCTATTTTCTTCCTCTAACTCTATTTTTTATAGAAAAAGTGATAAATAAAGAAAAACCTAAAGGAATACTACTGACCTTTGGGGGGCAAACTGCATTAAATTGTGGAATACAACTTTTTAAAGAGGGAATTATAAAAAAATATAGTATAGAAGTATTAGGGACGTCTATTGAATCCATTATTAATAGTGAAGATAGAAATTTATTCATAAATAAATTAAATTATCTAAATATAAAGACATCTAAAAACTTTATAGTTTATTCTGTAGACGATGCTATTTATAGTTCTACACAAATAGGATTTCCAATGATTATTAGATCTTCTTTTACATTAGGAGGATTAGGAAGTGGAATAGCTAAAAATATAGATGATTTAAAAAAAGTAGTTAATAATGCTCTTTCTTATTCTTCTAAAGTTATTGTAGAAGAATATTTAGACGGATGGAAAGAAATTGAATACGAAATTATAAGAGATAAATATGATAATTGTATTTCTGTATGCAATATGGAAAATTTTGATCCTGTTGGAATTCATACAGGGGAAAGTATTGTTGTAGCTCCATCACAAACTTTGACAAATTATGAGTATTTTAAATTAAGAGAGATAGCAATATTTATAGCAAAGAAGTTTAAAATAGTTGGAGAATGTAATGTACAATTTGCATTAAATTATAAATCTGAAGATTATCGTGTAATAGAAGTTAATGCACGTCTTTCACGTTCTAGTGCCCTTGCATCAAAAGCTACTGGATATCCTATTGCATTCATTGCAGCAAAATTATCAATAGGATATGGATTACATGAATTAAAGAATTCTGTTACAAAGAATACTACTGCTCTTTGCGAACCAGCTTTAGATTATGTTGTATGTAAAATACCCAGATGGGATATGGATAAATTTTACAAAGTTTATAACAGAATTGGTAGTAGTATGAAAAGTATTGGAGAAGTAATGGCAGTAGGAGGTTCTTTTGAAGAAGCTATACAAAAGGGAATACGTATGTTAGATATTGGGAAGCAAGGGTTCATAAATATAAATAAAAAAAGTAATAAAATAGCATTGTCCGATAAACTTTTAAAGGAGCATCTAAAAGTGCCTACATCTCAAAGAATTTTCTTTTTAGAAGAAGCTTTAGAAAAAGGAATTTCTATTCAAGAGATCCATTCATTAACAAGAATAGATCCATGGTTTTTATCCCAACTAGATAATATTTTGCAAACAAAAAAAAAAATAAAATATATAAATAGTTGGTATGAAATTCCATATAAATTATTAAAAGAGGCGAAAATGTTAGGATTTTCAGACATGCAAATTGCTAGTATTTTTTTTTACAAAAAAAATAACAAGAACAAAAATGTTTATGATTTAGAAAATAAAATAAGAGAATTACGAAAAAAAATAAATATAATACCTTATGTTAGAAAAATTGATACTTTAGCATCTGAATATCCAGCAAATACAAACTATTTATATTTAACTTATCATGCTATTCAACATGATATTTGTTACGAAAAAGATAAAAGATCTGTAATAATACTAGGTTCTGGAGTTTATAGGATAGGTAGTAGTGTAGAATTTGACTGGTGTTGTGTAAATGCATTATATACTATTAATGAAGAATCTTATAGATCTGTAATGATTAATTATAATCCTGAAACAGTTAGTACAGATTTTGATTTATGTGATAGATTATATTTTGAGGAAATTACCTTAGAACGTGTATTAGATATAATTGAATTAGAAAACCCCAAAGGAACTATAGTATCTATGGGAGGACAAATTCCTAATAATTTAGTTTTAAAACTTTATGAAAAAAAAGTTAAAATTTTAGGAACAGCTCCAACTTCTATAGATAAAGCAGAAAATAGATATAAATTTTCTAATGCTATGGATAATTTAGGAATTTTACAACCTAGATGGAAAGAATTCACTGATTTTTATTCTATTAAAAAATTCGTAAAAGAAGTTAAATTTCCTATATTAATTAGACCTTCATATGTTCTATCAGGATCAAATATGAAAGTAATTTTAAATCAAGTAGAACTAAAAAATTACTTAGAGAATATAGTAGGAACTATTTCTACAGAATATCCATTAGTAATTACAGAATTTATAAATGAGGCAATAGAGATTGAATTCGATGCAGTTTCCCAAAACGGAAAAATATTATTTTATGCTATCTCTGAACATATAGAATTTGCAGGGGTACATTCAGGAGATGCTACATTAGTACATCCTCCAAATATCAATGATCCTCATCTATTTAAAGAAATTATACAAATATCTGAAAAAATATCAAAATATTTCGATATATCTGGCCCTTTCAATATTCAATTCTTATATAAAGATAATAATATTAAAGTAATAGAATGTAATCTAAGAGCTTCTAGGAGTTTTCCTTTTGTATCTAAAGTATCTAATTTTAATATGATTAAGCTTGCGACTAAAGTTATTCTTGGAAAAAAGAAAAATAAAATAGAAAAAAGTTTACTTAATAATAATAATAAAAAATTTTCAGGAGTAAAAGTTTCTCAATTTTCTTTTTCTAGATTAGAATATGCTGATCCTATTTTGAGAGTTGAAATGTCTTCTACAGGAGAAGTAGCATGTTTAGGAAATACTTTTTACGAAGCATTATTAAAGGCGATGCTTTCTGTTGGGTATACTATTCCAAAAAAGAACATATTTATATCTATAGGACCTATAAAGTCAAAATTAGAACTTTTAGATTCACTGAAACTTTTACATAAAAAAGAATATATATTGTATGCAACAGAAGAAACCTATAACTTTTTATCCAAGTATGAAATTCCATCAATATTAGTTCATTGTACAAATACAAATATGAAAAAAAATGTTTTTAAACTCATAAAAAATAGAAAATTTGACTTAGTTATTAACATTACAATTACAAATACAAATAGAGAAAAAATAAATAAATCAGAATTGGATAATGGATATACTATTAGACGATCTGCTATAGATTTTAATATTCCTTTACTTACTAATGCTAGGTTAGCTAAAATTTTTATACAATCATTTTGTTATTTATCTATGGAAGAATTACTTATAAAATCTTGGAATGAATATAAATGA
- a CDS encoding aspartate aminotransferase family protein, whose product MKLFDVYPILDIELDKSEGAYVFDVNGNKYLDFYGGHAVISVGHSHPYYINAIKKQINKICYYSNSVLISKKNKLANLLGDISGYENYSLFICNSGTEANENALKIASFHTGKKKFIAFKGSFHGRTSGSVSVTDNYKIVSTFDAQHQTLFIDYENLFLLEKELEKGEICAVITEGIQGISGIIDPGLIFFRSIKKLCDKYNTILIIDEIQSGYGRTGVFFSHQLYFIKPDLITVAKGMGNGFPIGGVLIHPKFKPYHGMLGTTFGGNHLACTAGISVLEIIKNENLIENANNMGKILFREMNLIPEIKKIRGRGLMIGIEFEFPIKKLKDTLIYRENVFIGTSNNPYVLRLLPPLNINEDHIWLFLKKLRKALSSYK is encoded by the coding sequence ATGAAATTATTTGATGTTTATCCAATTTTAGATATTGAATTGGATAAGAGCGAAGGGGCATATGTGTTTGACGTAAATGGAAATAAATATTTAGATTTTTATGGAGGCCATGCAGTTATTTCCGTAGGGCATTCACATCCGTATTATATAAATGCTATTAAAAAACAAATTAATAAGATTTGTTATTATTCAAATAGTGTTTTAATATCTAAAAAAAATAAATTAGCAAATCTTCTTGGAGATATTTCAGGATATGAAAATTATTCTTTATTTATTTGTAATTCTGGAACAGAGGCAAATGAAAATGCATTGAAAATTGCTTCTTTTCATACTGGTAAGAAAAAATTCATCGCCTTTAAAGGGTCTTTTCATGGAAGAACTAGTGGAAGTGTGTCAGTAACAGATAATTATAAAATAGTATCTACTTTTGATGCTCAACATCAAACTTTATTTATAGATTATGAAAACCTATTTTTATTGGAGAAAGAATTAGAAAAAGGAGAAATTTGTGCAGTAATTACAGAAGGAATACAAGGTATATCTGGAATTATAGATCCTGGATTGATATTTTTTCGTTCCATAAAAAAGTTATGTGATAAATATAATACTATACTTATAATTGACGAAATACAGAGTGGATATGGAAGAACTGGTGTTTTTTTTTCTCATCAATTATACTTTATAAAACCTGATTTAATTACTGTTGCTAAAGGAATGGGTAATGGGTTCCCCATAGGGGGGGTATTAATACATCCAAAGTTTAAACCATATCATGGAATGTTGGGGACAACTTTTGGTGGAAATCATTTAGCTTGTACAGCTGGAATTTCTGTATTGGAAATAATTAAAAATGAAAATCTAATTGAAAATGCAAATAATATGGGAAAAATACTTTTCAGAGAGATGAACTTAATTCCAGAGATTAAAAAAATCAGAGGAAGAGGACTTATGATAGGAATAGAATTTGAATTTCCCATTAAAAAGTTGAAAGATACTCTAATTTATAGAGAAAATGTTTTTATTGGAACATCTAATAATCCATATGTTTTAAGATTATTACCTCCATTAAATATTAATGAAGATCATATATGGCTATTCTTGAAAAAACTAAGAAAAGCCTTATCATCATATAAATAA
- the argC gene encoding N-acetyl-gamma-glutamyl-phosphate reductase: MVEVGIIGGTGYTAGELIRLMIHHPKVNIRNIVSRSSPGTYLHLIHSDLLGDVNNIKFSNEIKNDELDIIFLCSGHGRSKKELFNISDKIKVIDLSQDFRMIENSTFKKRNFIYGLPELQKNIIRQSDNIANPGCFATSIILSILPLAKNNLLKKNIHISAITGSTGSGKEHSETSHFSWRNNNISAYKIFTHQHLCEIEQIINKVQNNFVSKIYFVPYRGNFTRGIISTTYTETDISLEDNNTIYKKYYNDHPFVHISDINVDVKQVVNTNKCILYITKEKNKLIIISIIDNLIKGASGQAIQNMNLMFNIEETCGLILKSIRF, translated from the coding sequence ATGGTTGAAGTAGGTATAATAGGAGGTACTGGATATACTGCTGGAGAGTTAATTAGGTTAATGATCCATCACCCAAAAGTAAATATTAGAAATATAGTTAGTAGAAGTTCCCCAGGAACTTACCTACATCTTATTCATTCAGATTTATTAGGAGATGTTAATAATATTAAATTCTCTAATGAAATAAAAAATGATGAATTAGATATAATATTTCTATGTTCAGGACACGGAAGATCTAAAAAAGAATTATTTAATATATCAGATAAAATAAAAGTAATTGACCTAAGTCAAGATTTTAGAATGATAGAAAATTCTACTTTTAAAAAAAGAAATTTTATATACGGATTACCGGAGTTACAAAAAAATATAATTAGACAATCAGATAATATAGCAAATCCTGGATGTTTTGCTACATCTATTATTCTATCTATTTTACCATTAGCTAAAAATAATTTGTTAAAAAAAAACATTCATATAAGTGCTATAACTGGTTCTACAGGATCTGGTAAAGAACACAGTGAAACAAGTCACTTTAGTTGGAGAAATAACAACATTTCTGCTTATAAGATATTTACACATCAACATTTATGTGAAATAGAACAAATCATTAATAAAGTACAAAATAATTTTGTATCTAAAATTTATTTTGTACCCTATAGGGGAAACTTTACTAGAGGTATAATATCTACTACATACACTGAAACTGATATATCTTTAGAAGACAATAATACTATATATAAAAAATATTATAATGATCATCCATTTGTTCATATTTCTGATATTAACGTAGATGTGAAACAAGTTGTAAATACTAATAAATGTATTTTGTATATAACTAAAGAAAAAAATAAATTGATTATAATAAGCATTATAGATAACCTTATTAAAGGTGCATCTGGACAAGCTATACAGAATATGAATCTCATGTTTAACATAGAAGAAACATGTGGTTTAATATTAAAATCTATTCGTTTTTAA
- a CDS encoding argininosuccinate synthase domain-containing protein, protein MKIKVRVSNAEDTKYADIICQKIQESAKIRGTGIAKKDPEYIKSKMVDGFAVIAFFNKNLAGFSYIDVFQNKEFIVNSGLIVFPEFRKNGLAKIIKLEIFNLSRKKFPNSKIFSITTNNTVIKINTDLGFKPVSFSKITKSEEFWKGCKSCANFDILIRNKKKMCLCTGLLYNPRKISSFTNKSKNCLYIGDKILLAYSGGLDTSFCLKYLIQKEYEVHTVIINTGGFNKEELKVIEDRALSIGAMSHKTIDAIEEYYQNCIKYLIFGNILKNNTYPLSVGSERIFQAIKIAEYASNVKAKAIAHGSTGAGNDQVRFDTAFKIICPDKITLTPIRDMKMSRIEEIKYLKDSGIFMVWDEFEYSINKGIWGTSIGGKETLTSHNDFPEKAYPTRLKKNTSENLELEFEKGELVSVNKEKGNAVKNIIKIGKIASEFAIGRDVHIGDTILGIKGRVAFEASAAIIIIKAHHLLEKHILTKWQLYCKEQLANWYGMLLHEAQYLDPVMRDIEKFLISTQKRLTGTVNIILYPYRFHLVGIKSKFDLMSSSNAAHYGEMNNTWTAEDVKGFTEIFSNQMRIYHNLNNEE, encoded by the coding sequence ATGAAAATAAAAGTTAGAGTATCTAATGCCGAGGATACAAAATATGCTGATATAATTTGCCAAAAAATTCAGGAATCAGCAAAAATTAGAGGAACTGGAATTGCAAAAAAAGATCCAGAATACATTAAATCTAAAATGGTTGATGGATTTGCTGTAATTGCTTTCTTCAATAAAAATTTAGCAGGATTTAGTTATATTGATGTTTTTCAAAATAAAGAATTCATAGTTAATTCTGGATTAATTGTATTTCCTGAATTTAGAAAAAATGGGCTAGCAAAGATTATAAAATTAGAAATTTTTAACCTATCTAGAAAAAAATTTCCAAACTCAAAAATTTTTAGTATTACTACAAACAATACTGTTATTAAAATAAATACAGATTTAGGATTTAAGCCCGTTTCTTTTAGTAAAATTACTAAATCAGAAGAATTTTGGAAAGGCTGTAAAAGTTGTGCAAATTTTGACATATTAATACGTAACAAAAAAAAAATGTGTTTGTGCACTGGTCTTTTGTATAACCCTAGAAAAATTTCTTCATTTACAAATAAAAGTAAAAATTGTTTGTATATAGGAGATAAAATATTACTGGCTTATAGTGGAGGATTAGACACATCTTTTTGTTTAAAATATCTCATACAGAAAGAATATGAAGTCCATACAGTTATTATTAATACAGGAGGTTTTAATAAAGAAGAATTAAAAGTTATTGAAGATAGAGCCCTAAGTATTGGAGCAATGTCTCACAAAACTATTGATGCAATAGAAGAATATTATCAAAATTGTATTAAATATCTTATATTTGGAAACATTTTAAAGAATAATACATATCCACTTTCAGTAGGATCTGAAAGAATTTTTCAAGCTATTAAAATAGCAGAATATGCAAGTAATGTTAAAGCAAAAGCAATTGCTCACGGAAGTACTGGAGCAGGAAATGATCAAGTAAGATTTGATACAGCATTCAAAATTATTTGTCCAGATAAAATTACATTAACCCCTATAAGAGATATGAAAATGTCTAGGATAGAAGAAATTAAGTATTTAAAAGATAGTGGGATATTTATGGTGTGGGATGAGTTTGAATACTCAATAAATAAAGGAATTTGGGGGACAAGTATAGGTGGAAAAGAGACCTTAACTTCTCATAATGATTTTCCAGAAAAAGCATATCCAACTAGACTTAAAAAAAATACAAGTGAAAATTTAGAATTAGAATTTGAAAAAGGAGAATTAGTAAGTGTAAATAAAGAAAAAGGAAATGCCGTAAAAAATATAATAAAAATAGGGAAAATAGCATCAGAATTTGCTATAGGTAGAGATGTCCATATAGGAGATACTATTTTGGGAATTAAAGGAAGAGTTGCATTTGAAGCCTCAGCTGCAATAATTATTATTAAAGCTCATCATTTATTAGAAAAACACATACTTACAAAATGGCAACTTTATTGTAAAGAACAATTGGCTAATTGGTATGGGATGTTACTTCACGAAGCTCAATATTTAGATCCGGTTATGAGAGATATAGAAAAATTTCTTATAAGTACACAAAAAAGATTAACAGGGACTGTAAATATTATATTGTATCCTTATAGATTTCATTTAGTAGGTATAAAATCTAAATTTGATTTAATGTCATCATCTAACGCGGCCCATTATGGTGAAATGAATAATACTTGGACGGCTGAAGATGTAAAAGGATTCACGGAAATTTTTAGTAATCAAATGAGAATATATCATAATTTAAATAATGAAGAATAA